CCTCACCCGGGAGAGCCCGTCCACCGCCGCCAGGTGGTCAGGGTCCACGCCGTGGCGCATCCCCAGGGCCACGGCCAGGAGCTCGAGGCCCGTCACGGGGCACCTGCCTTTTTCGGGGAGAAGAGGGCTTGGGACCGGTATCCGCTTCTCTTCATTACCGCCTCCTTTCGCCCCTGCTCGGGGGCAGGTGAGGCGCGCACCGGGGCGGGTATTCGGGCTTCCGGCCAAGACGCTAGGCCTGTGGCTTTGGGCCGGTTACCGTTGCGGCACAGCGCCGGACTTTCACCGGTCTTCCCCCTTTTGCGCCCCAGGACATCCGGGCCCTGGGGCACCCCGGCCGCTCTCGCCTGTGTTTTACCCGGTCGCTTCCTTCCCGTCAAGGGAGAGGCGGGCGAGCACCCTCCTGGGCCAGTCCACCGCCACCGCGCTCCCCGGGGGCACGAAGCGGTCCTCCCCCAAGGCCCTGAGCACCGCCCGCACCACCCCCCCGTGGGTGAAGAGGACCGCAGGGGCTTTAAGCCCCTCCAGGAAGCGGAAGACCCGCTCCTGAAAGGCGGAGAGGCTCTCTCCTCCCGGGGGGTGGAAGCCCTGGAAGCGGAGGAGGGCTTCCCTATAGCGGGGGTCCAGGGCCTCCCAAAGGGCCCCCTCCAGCGCTCCGAAGTGGATCTCCCGAAGCTCGGGGGCAAGGCGCGGGGAAAACCCCGCGAGCTCCGCCGTCCGCCTCGCCCGCAGGAGGTCCGAGCTGAAGGCGGGAAGGGGGGGAAGCGCCCCCCGGAGCCTCCTCGCCTGGGCCTCCCCCTCCGCCGTGAGGGGGAGGTCCGTCCAGCCGAGAAGCCTTCCCTCCCGGTTCCATAGGGTCTCCCCGTGGCGCACGAGCCAAAGCTCCATGCCCCTAGGGTAAACTTCCTTCCATGCGGGATCCCGAGGTTCTTGCCCAGGCTAGGGCGCGCATGGAGGAGCTCACCAAGCCCCCCCGCGCCTTGGGCCATCTGGAGGAGGTGGCCCTGCGCCTCGCCGCCCTCCAGGGTCGGGTGAAGCCGGAGCTCGGGCGGGGGGCGGTGGTGGTGGCCGCCGCCGATCACGGGGTGGTGGCCGAGGGGGTCTCGGCCTACCCCCAGGAGGTCACCCGGCAGATGGTCCTGAACTTCCTCCGTGGGGGCGCCGCCATCAACCAGTTCGCCCAGGCGGCGGACTGCGCCGTCTACGTCCTGGACGTGGGGGTGGTGGGGGAGCTTCCCGACCACCCGGGGCTTCTTAAGCGCAAGGTGCGCCCGGGGACGGCGAACCTCGCCCAAGGCCCCGCCATGACCCTCGAGGAGGCCCA
This region of Thermus thermophilus genomic DNA includes:
- a CDS encoding histidine phosphatase family protein; translation: MELWLVRHGETLWNREGRLLGWTDLPLTAEGEAQARRLRGALPPLPAFSSDLLRARRTAELAGFSPRLAPELREIHFGALEGALWEALDPRYREALLRFQGFHPPGGESLSAFQERVFRFLEGLKAPAVLFTHGGVVRAVLRALGEDRFVPPGSAVAVDWPRRVLARLSLDGKEATG